In Rhodanobacter denitrificans, a single window of DNA contains:
- a CDS encoding N-acetylmuramoyl-L-alanine amidase encodes MSLSIHEQPLPYVDLLPERPADAVELVVIHCTELPDLAMAREYGERVLHASGTGNSGHYYVDRDGAVYRYVPGTRVANHVRGHNPNSIGIELVNRGRYPHWWDSRHQQMDEPYPDAQIAALSALLAQLRAAFPTLRQIAGHEDLDTDLMPASDDPTRQVRRKLDPGVCFPWDVVVPACGLQRLR; translated from the coding sequence ATGAGCCTGAGCATCCACGAGCAGCCGCTGCCTTATGTCGACCTCCTGCCCGAACGCCCGGCCGACGCGGTCGAGCTGGTGGTGATCCATTGCACCGAACTGCCGGACCTGGCCATGGCGCGCGAGTACGGCGAACGCGTGCTGCACGCCAGCGGCACCGGCAACAGCGGCCATTACTACGTCGACCGCGATGGCGCGGTGTATCGCTACGTGCCCGGCACCCGCGTGGCCAACCACGTGCGCGGGCACAACCCGAACTCGATCGGCATCGAGCTGGTCAACCGGGGCCGTTATCCGCACTGGTGGGATTCGCGCCATCAGCAGATGGATGAGCCCTATCCCGACGCACAGATCGCCGCGCTGAGCGCCCTGCTGGCGCAGTTGCGCGCGGCGTTCCCCACGCTGCGCCAGATCGCCGGGCATGAGGACCTGGACACCGACCTGATGCCGGCCAGCGACGATCCCACGCGGCAGGTCCGTCGCAAGCTGGACCCCGGCGTGTGCTTCCCGTGGGATGTCGTCGTGCCGGCCTGCGGCCTGCAACGACTGCGTTAG
- a CDS encoding alpha/beta fold hydrolase has product MPRRRFLALSAGTLAGVCVGSLAGCVRWPRTGAVSAPMDAAGFHAARRHTRTMFGRIAYVERGSGPAALFLHGFPLNGFQWRGALDRLAAYRRCIAPDFLGMGYTEVADGQSCAPEAQVAMLVALLDTLQVERADVVANDSGGAVAQLLVARRPDRVRSLLLTNGDTEENCPPPALLPVIDLAQQGRFVDEWLGTWRDNHALARSTDGIGGMCYTDPAHPTDEAIETYFTPLLASRRSRDFAHAYAIALERNALAGIGPSLARSRVPVRIVWGSADTIFSAANPGFLDRAFGRSLGVRRLAGSKLFWPEERPDVIADEARRLWAAQGDQA; this is encoded by the coding sequence ATGCCCCGGCGCCGCTTCCTCGCCCTGTCCGCCGGCACGCTGGCCGGTGTGTGCGTGGGTAGCCTCGCCGGCTGTGTTCGCTGGCCGCGCACCGGCGCCGTGTCGGCACCGATGGACGCGGCGGGCTTCCACGCCGCGCGCCGCCATACCCGCACCATGTTCGGTCGCATCGCCTACGTCGAGCGCGGCAGCGGGCCGGCGGCGCTGTTCCTGCACGGCTTCCCGCTCAACGGCTTCCAGTGGCGCGGTGCGCTCGACCGGCTGGCAGCGTACCGGCGCTGCATCGCGCCCGACTTTCTCGGCATGGGCTACACCGAGGTCGCCGATGGGCAATCCTGCGCACCCGAGGCGCAGGTCGCCATGCTGGTCGCCCTGCTCGACACCCTTCAGGTCGAGCGCGCCGACGTGGTCGCCAACGACAGCGGTGGCGCCGTGGCGCAGCTGCTGGTCGCACGCCGCCCCGACCGCGTGCGCAGCCTGCTGCTGACCAATGGCGACACCGAGGAGAACTGCCCGCCGCCGGCGCTCCTTCCGGTGATCGACTTGGCGCAGCAGGGCCGCTTCGTCGACGAATGGCTGGGCACATGGCGCGACAACCACGCCCTCGCGCGTTCGACTGACGGCATCGGCGGCATGTGCTACACCGATCCCGCGCACCCCACCGACGAAGCCATCGAAACCTATTTCACGCCGTTGCTGGCCTCACGGCGCAGCCGCGACTTCGCGCACGCTTATGCCATCGCGCTGGAGCGCAACGCGCTGGCCGGCATCGGCCCCTCGCTCGCGCGATCGCGTGTGCCGGTGCGCATCGTCTGGGGCAGCGCCGATACGATCTTTTCCGCCGCCAACCCGGGCTTCCTCGACCGCGCCTTCGGCCGCTCGCTCGGCGTGCGCCGGCTCGCAGGCAGCAAGCTGTTCTGGCCGGAGGAGCGCCCCGACGTGATCGCCGACGAAGCACGGCGGCTGTGGGCCGCGCAGGGGGACCAGGCATGA
- the egtB gene encoding ergothioneine biosynthesis protein EgtB, protein MTTWQSSAPAGIAARFRQVRQCTLALCASLSAEDLQLQSMPDASPGKWHLAHTSWFFEQFVLGRDPAYRPRDPAWHYLFNSYYQSVGPMHARPQRGLLSRPSLDEVLDYRRHVDDAVGELLERSDDAELPGLVELGLQHEQQHQELLLTDIKHAFWCNPLQPAYRAPIAASADAKVVPLRFVDGREGIVEIGHRGEGFAFDHETPRHRALLQPHALANRLVTNAEYLAFVREGGYREPGLWLSDGWATLQREGWQHPLYWQDDLASEFTLAGARALDPHEPVCHLSYFEADAFARWAGARLPTEAEWESVAQGVAIDGNLQDAQRFQPRAASGDAGLLQLYGDVWEWTASPYVSYPGFRPLPGSLGEYNGKFMCGQWVLRGGSCATPRDHVRATYRNFFPPQARWQFAGLRLGQDR, encoded by the coding sequence GTGACGACCTGGCAATCGTCCGCGCCGGCCGGCATCGCGGCGCGATTCCGCCAGGTACGCCAGTGTACGCTGGCGCTGTGCGCCAGCCTCAGCGCCGAGGATCTGCAACTGCAATCGATGCCCGACGCCAGCCCGGGCAAGTGGCACCTGGCGCACACCAGCTGGTTCTTCGAGCAGTTCGTGCTGGGCCGTGACCCGGCCTACCGGCCGCGTGATCCGGCCTGGCACTACCTGTTCAACTCCTACTACCAGTCGGTCGGGCCGATGCATGCGCGGCCGCAGCGTGGTCTGCTGTCGCGCCCGTCGCTGGACGAGGTGCTCGATTACCGCCGCCATGTCGACGACGCGGTGGGCGAGCTGCTGGAACGCAGCGACGACGCGGAACTGCCCGGACTGGTCGAGCTGGGCCTGCAGCACGAACAGCAGCACCAGGAGTTGCTGCTGACCGACATCAAGCACGCGTTCTGGTGCAATCCGCTGCAGCCGGCCTATCGCGCACCGATTGCCGCGTCGGCAGATGCGAAAGTCGTGCCGCTGCGCTTCGTCGATGGCCGCGAGGGCATCGTCGAGATCGGCCACCGCGGCGAGGGCTTCGCGTTCGACCACGAGACCCCGCGCCATCGCGCCCTGCTGCAGCCGCACGCGCTGGCCAACCGGCTGGTGACCAACGCCGAATACCTGGCCTTCGTGCGTGAAGGCGGCTATCGCGAACCCGGGTTGTGGCTGTCCGACGGCTGGGCCACGCTGCAGCGCGAGGGCTGGCAGCATCCGCTCTACTGGCAGGACGACCTGGCCAGCGAGTTCACCCTGGCCGGCGCGCGCGCGCTCGACCCGCACGAGCCGGTCTGCCACCTCAGCTATTTCGAGGCCGACGCGTTCGCGCGCTGGGCCGGCGCGCGGCTGCCCACCGAGGCCGAGTGGGAGTCGGTGGCGCAGGGCGTCGCGATCGACGGCAACCTGCAGGACGCGCAGCGCTTCCAGCCGCGTGCGGCAAGTGGCGATGCCGGCCTGCTGCAGCTGTACGGCGACGTGTGGGAGTGGACCGCCTCGCCCTACGTCAGCTACCCGGGTTTCCGCCCGCTGCCCGGTTCGCTGGGCGAGTACAACGGCAAATTCATGTGCGGCCAGTGGGTGTTGCGCGGCGGTTCCTGCGCCACGCCGCGCGATCATGTCCGCGCCACCTACCGCAATTTCTTTCCACCCCAGGCCCGTTGGCAATTCGCCGGGCTGCGACTGGGACAGGACCGATGA
- a CDS encoding alpha/beta hydrolase has product MRGQIILSHGSDSSPQATKVSALAALAESLGWRTQRPDYRTDDARGHAGSVAPRVARLRATIEALEAPPLLVGSSMGAFVSGLVSLDVPVAGLLLLATPSEIPGYARKFDLRPEVPTLLIHGWRDEVCPLAGVHAFAAKRRLPLLVLDDDHRLGSSMAMIDAQFRHLLDQLAVAA; this is encoded by the coding sequence ATGCGCGGCCAGATCATTCTTTCGCACGGCTCGGACTCCAGTCCGCAGGCCACCAAGGTCAGCGCGCTGGCCGCGCTGGCCGAATCGCTGGGCTGGCGTACGCAGCGGCCGGATTACCGCACCGACGATGCACGCGGTCACGCAGGCTCGGTGGCGCCGCGGGTTGCCCGCCTGCGCGCCACCATCGAGGCGCTGGAGGCGCCGCCGTTGCTGGTCGGTTCCAGCATGGGCGCGTTCGTCTCCGGCCTGGTCTCGCTGGACGTGCCGGTGGCCGGCCTGCTGTTGCTGGCCACGCCCAGCGAGATTCCCGGTTATGCGCGCAAGTTCGACTTGCGCCCGGAGGTGCCCACGCTGCTGATCCACGGCTGGCGCGACGAGGTCTGCCCGCTGGCGGGCGTGCACGCGTTCGCCGCGAAGCGCCGGCTGCCGTTGCTGGTGCTGGATGACGACCATCGGCTGGGTTCCAGCATGGCCATGATCGACGCACAGTTCCGCCACCTGCTCGACCAGCTGGCCGTTGCCGCATGA
- a CDS encoding helix-turn-helix transcriptional regulator: MSEFTVQPLLQTPLVAAHDVHCRGACRHRSTEECAVATHLVFPYRGLFLRHVGSTQSVADANHVLLFNADQGYQVSHPAAGGDACLSLSIAQPLLRELAPAGLLQDRHKPVFRGQSLRIDERTQVLVALLRHSLHHGSIEPLEAESLALTLVCRSLGPRTAHAPGASHARQRLVDRAKLLLASDLTRRWTLAEIAADIGGSPVYLTQAFQQVEGMPLYRYHLRLRLAHALDRIADCADVAALAQDLGFSSHSHFSAAFRRAYGHTPTAFRQAALAQKL, translated from the coding sequence ATGTCGGAGTTCACTGTCCAGCCGCTGCTGCAAACGCCGCTCGTCGCGGCGCACGACGTGCACTGCCGTGGCGCCTGCCGTCATCGCAGCACGGAGGAATGCGCGGTCGCCACTCACCTGGTCTTTCCGTACCGCGGCCTGTTCCTGCGCCACGTGGGCAGCACGCAGTCGGTGGCCGATGCCAACCACGTGCTGCTGTTCAACGCCGACCAGGGCTATCAGGTGAGCCATCCGGCGGCGGGTGGCGATGCCTGTTTGTCGCTGTCGATCGCGCAACCGCTGCTGCGCGAGCTGGCGCCGGCCGGACTGCTGCAGGATCGCCACAAACCCGTGTTCCGCGGCCAATCGCTGCGCATCGACGAGCGCACCCAGGTACTGGTGGCCTTGCTGCGGCACAGCCTGCACCACGGCAGCATCGAGCCGCTGGAAGCCGAGAGCCTGGCGCTGACCCTGGTCTGTCGCAGCCTCGGCCCGCGCACCGCCCACGCGCCCGGCGCCAGCCATGCGCGGCAGCGGCTGGTGGACCGGGCCAAGCTGCTGCTGGCCAGCGACCTCACCCGGCGCTGGACGCTGGCGGAGATCGCGGCGGACATCGGCGGCTCGCCGGTCTACCTCACCCAGGCCTTCCAGCAGGTCGAAGGCATGCCGTTGTATCGCTATCACCTGCGCCTGCGCCTGGCCCATGCGCTGGATCGGATCGCCGATTGCGCGGACGTCGCCGCGCTGGCGCAGGATCTGGGCTTCTCCAGCCACAGCCATTTCAGCGCAGCATTCCGCCGGGCCTACGGCCACACGCCCACGGCGTTCCGCCAGGCCGCGCTGGCACAGAAGCTGTAA
- a CDS encoding DUF6491 family protein, which translates to MKAILPALLFVLAVGNVHAAEPGRARSPLPANECIDTTQINEWYIVDARTAIVRTGPKHYLVTLQNDCPRLGTPPPGLIFRPNPSNAIVNRGRICGEVGETVHSRYQPPCAIESVSRIDKARFKQLGEHATRHGSGAELPTALPAH; encoded by the coding sequence ATGAAAGCGATTCTTCCCGCCCTGCTGTTCGTCCTCGCTGTCGGCAACGTGCACGCGGCCGAGCCAGGCCGAGCCCGTTCGCCGTTGCCCGCAAACGAGTGCATCGACACGACGCAGATCAACGAGTGGTACATCGTCGATGCGCGCACGGCCATCGTGCGCACCGGTCCGAAGCATTACCTGGTGACGCTGCAGAATGACTGCCCGCGACTCGGCACGCCACCGCCCGGGCTGATCTTCCGGCCCAACCCGTCCAACGCCATCGTCAACCGGGGCCGCATCTGCGGCGAGGTGGGTGAAACGGTGCACTCGCGCTACCAGCCGCCGTGCGCGATCGAGTCCGTCAGCAGGATCGACAAGGCCCGCTTCAAGCAGCTCGGCGAGCACGCCACCCGGCACGGCAGCGGCGCCGAGCTGCCGACGGCCCTGCCGGCGCACTGA
- the rlmKL gene encoding bifunctional 23S rRNA (guanine(2069)-N(7))-methyltransferase RlmK/23S rRNA (guanine(2445)-N(2))-methyltransferase RlmL, with translation MSHYFATCPKGMEYLLRDELVALGAPDVREALAGAHFSGTLETAYKACLWSRLASRILLPLAEFDAADDDALYRGVQTIDWSEHLAAHATFAVDAGTALSKLTHSQFIGLRTKDAVVDQFRQRDGSRPGIDTDEPDIRINVRVRRDRATVSLDLAGSPLHRRGWREEQGEAPLKENLACAMLLRARWPEVYAAGGALLDPMCGSGTLLIEGALMAADVAPGLRREYFGFLGWQQHDIALWRGLLDEAKQRAETGLRGLRSVFFGSDADPRMVQTAKRNAQAAGVAGFFTLDRQDVVHAVPPPGVDHGLVITNPPYGERLGDRAEMPKLYRALGDTLRQHFIGWRAAVLAGDVELGRAMQLHADKRYALYNGALETVLLTFDLKPRDEIPRELKPLSAGAQMLKNRLEKNVRHLRKRLLREDIHCWRAYDQDLPEYAAAIDVYGDVHGDDHLHIQEYRAPADIPADVARLRLREIARVAGEVLGVPRERIAIKTRERGKGGSKYGQLDQRGEFIEVEEGGLKFLVNLTDYLDTGLFLDHRLVRAKVRELAEGRCFLNLFSYTATASVYAAAGGALETTSVDLSATYLEWASRNLALNGFSGVRHRLMQFDALEFLQRDRGHYGLIFVDPPTFSNSKRADDFDVQRDHVALLEACNGRLTRDGVIVFSNNFRRFKLDREALEAHFDIEDWSAPSIPFDFARRADIHGCWLLRRRQAVTGVNPWDTAHIKK, from the coding sequence ATGAGCCACTATTTCGCTACCTGCCCGAAGGGCATGGAATACCTGCTGCGTGACGAGCTGGTCGCGCTCGGCGCGCCCGACGTGCGGGAGGCGCTGGCCGGCGCGCATTTTTCCGGCACGCTGGAGACGGCCTACAAGGCCTGCCTGTGGTCGCGCCTGGCCAGCCGCATCCTGCTGCCGCTGGCCGAGTTCGACGCGGCCGACGACGATGCGTTGTATCGCGGCGTGCAGACGATCGACTGGAGCGAGCACCTGGCCGCACACGCCACCTTCGCCGTGGACGCCGGCACCGCGCTGAGCAAGCTGACCCACAGCCAGTTCATCGGCCTGCGCACCAAGGACGCGGTGGTCGACCAGTTCCGTCAGCGCGACGGCTCGCGTCCTGGCATCGACACCGACGAGCCGGACATCCGCATCAACGTCCGCGTGCGTCGCGACCGCGCCACCGTGTCGCTGGATCTGGCCGGCTCGCCGCTGCACCGGCGCGGCTGGCGCGAGGAGCAGGGCGAGGCGCCGCTGAAGGAAAACCTCGCGTGCGCGATGCTGCTGCGCGCGCGCTGGCCGGAGGTATACGCCGCCGGCGGTGCCTTGCTCGACCCGATGTGCGGTTCGGGCACGCTGCTGATCGAAGGCGCGCTGATGGCGGCCGACGTCGCCCCTGGCCTGCGCCGCGAATATTTCGGTTTCCTCGGCTGGCAGCAGCACGACATTGCACTGTGGCGCGGTCTGCTGGACGAAGCGAAGCAGCGCGCCGAAACCGGCCTGCGCGGCCTGCGCAGCGTGTTCTTCGGCAGCGACGCCGACCCGCGCATGGTGCAGACGGCCAAACGCAACGCGCAGGCGGCGGGCGTGGCCGGCTTCTTCACGCTGGATCGGCAGGACGTGGTGCACGCCGTGCCGCCGCCCGGCGTCGACCACGGCCTGGTCATCACCAACCCGCCGTACGGCGAGCGGCTCGGCGATCGTGCCGAGATGCCGAAGCTGTACCGCGCCTTGGGCGACACCCTGCGCCAGCACTTCATCGGCTGGCGCGCCGCCGTGCTGGCCGGTGACGTGGAACTGGGCCGCGCGATGCAGCTGCATGCGGACAAGCGCTACGCGCTGTACAACGGCGCGCTGGAAACGGTGCTGCTGACCTTCGACCTGAAGCCGCGCGACGAGATACCACGCGAGCTGAAGCCGCTGTCGGCCGGCGCGCAGATGCTGAAGAACCGGCTGGAAAAGAACGTCAGGCACCTGCGCAAGCGGCTGCTGCGCGAGGATATCCACTGCTGGCGCGCCTACGACCAGGACCTGCCCGAGTACGCTGCCGCGATCGACGTCTATGGCGATGTGCACGGCGACGACCACCTGCACATCCAGGAATACCGCGCACCGGCCGACATTCCCGCCGACGTGGCGCGGCTGCGCCTGCGCGAGATCGCCCGGGTCGCCGGCGAGGTGCTCGGCGTGCCGCGCGAGCGCATCGCGATCAAGACCCGCGAGCGCGGCAAGGGCGGCTCCAAGTACGGCCAGCTCGACCAGCGCGGCGAGTTCATCGAGGTGGAGGAGGGCGGCCTGAAGTTCCTGGTCAACCTTACCGACTATCTCGACACTGGCCTGTTCCTCGACCATCGGTTGGTGCGCGCGAAAGTGCGCGAGCTGGCCGAGGGCCGCTGCTTCCTCAATCTGTTCTCCTACACCGCCACCGCCAGCGTGTACGCCGCCGCCGGCGGCGCGCTGGAAACCACCAGCGTGGACTTGTCGGCGACTTATCTGGAATGGGCCTCGCGCAATCTCGCGCTGAACGGCTTCAGCGGCGTGCGCCACCGGCTGATGCAGTTCGACGCGCTGGAGTTCCTGCAGCGCGACCGCGGCCACTACGGCCTGATCTTCGTCGACCCGCCGACGTTCTCCAACTCCAAGCGCGCCGACGATTTCGACGTGCAGCGCGACCACGTGGCGCTGCTGGAAGCCTGCAACGGGCGGCTGACCCGCGACGGCGTGATCGTGTTTTCCAACAATTTCCGCCGCTTCAAGCTGGATCGCGAAGCGCTGGAAGCGCACTTCGACATCGAGGACTGGAGCGCCCCCAGCATCCCGTTCGACTTCGCCCGCCGCGCCGACATCCATGGCTGCTGGCTGCTGCGCAGGCGCCAGGCTGTGACGGGGGTCAATCCCTGGGATACGGCGCACATTAAAAAATGA